The window TGATTGTGATGTGCGGAGGCGTTGGGGGTATTTTCGGAATAAAAAATAACCCCCTTCGCTTAAGAAGAGGGTTACGCTTTCGCTTATTCCTCCCCTTATCTTTCAGACCGTTCACACGAATCTGTAGGAAGTAGCACCTTTGCAAGTTGGTCGCTTGCTGGTTGCCGGGCATCGCAGGGCCTATTCCCTCCGCCGCTCTTGATAAGAGTTTGTGATATTCAGTTTTCCATCTTGTGACATAGTATAGTAGATGTTCCAATACTATGTCAAGCGTTTATTGAATAATATTTCTGAACCTTGTGTTTACCTCGAATGTTATAATGAATCTATCGTTATTTTGGAGGAATGAGTATGTGGTTATGGATTGTAGGTGTGCTGATCTTTGGCTATTCTATCGGTTGCCTGCATGGATCGGGCGTTGCACAGAAAATTTCGGGCATTAATCTGAAAGAAACCGGTGTGAAAAATGCCGGTGCTTCAAATGCGACCATAGTTCTTGGAAAGAAATTTGGTGCACTTGTTGCAGCTATCGACATTGGAAAAGGTGCAGTAGCTGTCCTATTTGTGCAATACTTCGCAGAAAACGCGGAACTTCCAGGAGACATTATAGCTTTACTTTTATTCCTCGCAGGTGCTGCAGCTGTGATCGGACACAATTTCCCGTTTTATATGAATTTCAACGGTGGAAAAGGAACTGCGACAGTGATTGGCGTACTACTTGCCATCGACTGGAAAATTGGACTTATTGGATTCTTACTGTTTGTTATCGTTGCACTGGTTACAGATTTCCTCGTCTTTGGTGTGCTCATGCTTTATGCGACACTTATAGCGATGGCGGTATGGGCAGACGGATACTGGCCAGTTGTGATAGCAGCTTTGTTATTTTTCACCGCCATTTGGAAACATATAGAGAATTTCCAGCGGATGAAAGAGCGTAGTGAGAAGCGCATTTCAGCGGTGTTTAAAAAGAAAAAATAAAAAACTGAGGACTCCTATTAGGAACTCCTCAGTTTTTATTTTAAAAGAGTTAACCTTGGTTCATTCGTTTTCTTTAAATACTTTTTTTATGATTGTAATAATGAAGTCTACATCTTCATCGGTACAAGACAGAGGCGGGCTCAGCGCTAGAATATTATTAAAGCCTGCAACTGTATCACCGTTTCTCCCGATGATAAGGCCATTCGCCTTACATTCTCCAATAATCTTCGCGACACGGGCATTGGAAGCAGGCTCTTTCGTTTCCTTGTCCTCAACGAGTTCGATCCCTAAGAGGAATCCAAGACCACGGATATCACCAACAAACGGATGATTTTTTAAGCTTGCCAGCTCTTTCAGAAGACGCTCGCCAAGTTCTGCCGACCGTTCGACAAGATTTTCTCTTTCAATGATCTCAAGGTTCTTCAACGCAACCGCACAAGCTGCCGGATTCCCACCAAAAGTATTGACGTGACGGAAATGGCTGTTCTCTTCACCCGTATCAAACTTCTCATAAATGTCTTTTCGGATAGCCGTTACTGATAGTGGTAAGTAAGCACTCGTTAGTCCTTTTGCCATCGTAATAATATCCGGCTTCACATTAAAGTGCTGATGACCAAACGCTTTGCCAGTACGACCAAATCCACAAATAACCTCATCAATAATTAGAAGTACACCGTGACGTGTACAGATTTCCTGGACCTTCTCCAGATAAATCGGATGTGGAATTAAGATGCCACCACCTGTAATAAGCGGTTCCATAATAATCCCGGCGATCGTTTCCTTCTGTTCCCAAATGATCTTCTCTTCAAACTCTTGGGCGCGCTGTATATTGTATTCCTCAATTGATTGTCCAGCAGGTCTGCGGTAATTATCTGGTGGTGCAATGTGTAAGAATCCCGGTGCAAGCGGTTCATACTTGTATTTCCGGAGTGCTTGACCTGTCGCCGCCAATGCCCCCATTGAACTGCCGTGATACGCACGATAACGTGAAATGAATTTATAGCGAGATGGCTCACCGTTTTGCTGATGGTATTGGCGCGCAAGTTTAAATGCTACTTCATTGGCATCGGATCCACTGTTGGAATAAAATATTTTGTAATCGTCACCGAGCATTGCATTCAACTTTTCAGCCAATTCAATTGCCGGTTTATGGCTTTGTGTCATCGGTACATAGGCCAACTTTTTCATCTGTTCATATGCTGCTTCTGCCAATTCCTCACGGCCATACCCGACGTTTACACACCAAAGTCCCGACATTGCATCTAGGTAACGATTGCCATTATGATCTGTAATCCAGGCACCTTCCCCGCTCTCCACTACCATTGGCGGGTTCTTTTCATTGTAGGCAGAAATATGGTGCCAAACGTTCTCCCGGTCTATCTCAACTAAGGTTTTTGTCGTTTCTTTTGAAGTAGTCATTTCATCCGCTCCCCTCTATTTTAAATCTCATTCCTTAGTATTAGTGACGTGCCGTCAACATTTTCTTCCGTGTGTAAAACTCGATTCCATCGCGGCCATTCGCGTGCAAGTCTCCGTAGAAAGACTTTTTATAACCGGAGAACGGGAAGAATGCCATTGGAGCTGGAACGCCAAGGTTAACACCTAGCATCCCCGCATCAATTTCTTCTCTGAACTGGCGGATTGCCTTCGCGCTGTCTGTAAATAAACACGCTCCGTTTGCAAACTCTGATTTATTCGCAAGGTCGATTGCTTCCTCTAAAGTATCCACTCGTACAATGGACAAGACAGGAGCAAAAATCTCTTCTTTCCAGATTTTCATTTCCTGAGTGACATTATCAAAAATTGTCGGTCCAACAAAATAACCGCCTTCAGAAGTGGACTTATCTCCGCGTCCATCACGCAATAGTTTGGCACCTTCTTCAATGCCTGATTCAATGTAACCGAGTGTCTTATCTTTATGTGAATCCCTTATGACCGGTCCAAGGAAGATTCCTTCTTCTAGTCCATTACCGATAGTCAGTTTATTTGCCTCGTCTACTAACTTTTCGACAAGTTCGTCTGCAACATCGCCAACCGCAACGACGACCGCACAAGCCATACATCTTTCCCCTGCAGATCCAAAAGCTGCGTTAATAATATTCGTGACCGTCAAATCCATATCCGCATCCGGCATGACAATTGTATGATTTTTCGCGCCTGCTAATGCTTGGACACGTTTGCCATTTGACGTTCCGGTTTTATAGACATATTCAGCAACTGGCTGTGAACCTACAAATGATACCGCAGGAATATCGGGGTGATTAAGAATACCGTTTACGATTTCATGAGCGCCATGTACGATATTGAATACGCCATCGGGCAGCCCCGCCTCATGCAGCAATTCTGCAAGACGGTTTGCTAGGAGAGGCGTCCGTTCTGACGGTTTTAGGATGAAAGTATTTCCACTCGCAATGGCAAGGGGGAACATCCAGCAAGGCACCATCATCGGAAAGTTGAAAGGAGTAATTCCCCCAATGACCCCTATCGGATACCGGTACATTCCCGACTCAATATTCGTTGCAATATCAGGAAGCTGATGGCCCATCATTAATGTTGGAGCACCTGCCGCAAACTCGACACACTCAATCCCGCGCTGCACTTCTCCGTAAGCTTCAGCATAGTTTTTACCGTTTTCAATCGTAATAATTTTTGCAAGTGCTTCCCAGTTTTCTATTAGCAATTGCTGATATTTAAATAGAATTCTTGAACGTTGAGGCACAGCGACTTTCTTCCACTTTTCGAATGCTTTTTTCGCTGATTCTACCGCCTTGTCCAAATCTTCCAGTGTTGAAATAGGAACTTCTGCTAGGATTTCTCCCGTTGCCGGATTCGGTACCTCTTCATATTTATCTGTCGTTGATTTTACCCATTGTCCATTAATAAAGTTTGTAAGCGTTTTCTTTTCCACTGCTGTAATTGTCATTTTTATTCCTCCTATCCTATTTCCCTTGCTAGTTGGCTCTATTTTCGCTAGACTTCATAATATACTTTACAAACAATTTGAACTATTTTCAATTTACACTTTGTCTATTCATTAGCCAATTAATTTAACGTTATGGAGGTCATCACCATTTATGAATGATTTAAGACTAACTGTCCGCGATGTCCTTTCCCGGGATTCGTTTAAATATGCGAAAGTCATTGCAGGACAAGAAGGACTAGACCGTCAAGTAAAATGGTCCCATGTATTAGAAGTAAAAGAATTCGAGGCCTTAATAAACGGAGGAGAGATGATCCTGACTACAGGAGTAGGCTTACAACTCGACCTTCCAAGCCAACTGAAGTATGTAACGAGCTTGATAGAAAAAGATGTAGCTTGCCTTTGTATAGAAGTAGGTCCTTACTTCAAGAAGATTCCACCCGAAATTATCGATTTAGTAAACAATCATGCATTTCCATTCATCATTTTTGAGAAAACCGTAAAATTTGTTGATATCACGCAAGATCTTCATACATTTATCATTAATCAACACCATCAGATGCTTTCACAACTCGATACCTTATCGAGGAAATTCATTACACATTCTCTTGCCCCCAATGGTATTTTGAAGATTCTTCAGGAACTGAACCAATTTTTCCTGCATAATATTCTCCTCATTACCGATGAGGCGAAACCTTATTATTACCCATCGGAGATCAAGGTGTTGGAAACGTCCATCCGGTCTCACCTTGAAAGTTCCCCATTAACAAATAATGGACAGAAAATTCTTACACTCAACGATCGAGATTTTGCCCTTATGCCTGTTAGTGGGTTAGGACAAATTTTGGGACATCTATTCCTCGAAGTAACAGAACCACCGTCAGATGAATTCCCATTTCTCATTTTAGACCGCGCTGCACTTGCCATTGCTCAAATTTTATTACGCAATCGTACAATTGAAGAACGCAAACAGAATAACGAAGATGAATTTGTCCGAAGTTTATTGAACGGTAAAGATTTCGAAGAAGAAGACCTTCATACGTATCTGCCTTCTACAAGTCGAACTATGAATTTCAGGATTTTCATTATACAGCTGAATATAGAGGAAACAAACCATGGCGAGGGAGACTGGGAAGAGATAAAGTTGCAACGATCAATGATGATCCGAGCTCTTTTCAAACGTAATAGTTTTTTCCCCGCGGTTTCTTCCTACAAGAATGAGATTGTAATCATTGCTTCGTTCATTGCCGCAGATCATCTACTAAGCGAGACAGTACGTTTCTCTCAAATCATCGAAACCATTGGTAAGATGAAGGACAATACCTTAATTGACGGTACTAGATGTACGGTCGGAGTTAGTACGGTCTACAAAGAGGTAACGGATGTAAAAAAAGGTTACGAAGAAGCAAATAAAGTTTTACAAATGCAGGAATCCGGCATTTGTGAGACGTATTTTTATGAAAACTTAGGTATTTACAGACTCCTTCTATTAGTAGAGAACAACGATTATCTAAAAACATATATCCTAGATTACTTATCTGCCATTTTCGATTATGATCAGGAAATGGATAGCAATCTCTTTGAAACACTTTGTATGTATCTCGAATGCGGCGGATCGAAAAAAGAGACTGCGGACCGTCTTTTCATCGTCAGGCAGACACTTTACCACCGCCTTGAAAAGTTGGAATCACTTTTAGGTAAAAACTTTATGGAACCGTCTAAGCGTCTTGCGCTTGAAAGTGCTATCATGGCTTCTCGATTATTGAAGGATAAGTAAGTTAAAACCGGTTGCGCTAGTACACGTAAATCGGTTTTCATGTTCAGAAAATCGACAGAGATAGCGTAGTCATGTACTTATTTAACACTCCGTATAATTTAAATTCATTTCATCTTACAACTTGTCCATAATTTTTTAGTTTCATTTCTGTATGATTAGATTAAATAGTTGAAAGATTATTCAGTCACAATTATTGAAACCGCTTACACTTAACTGAAATTCATTATTTTCATAAGGGGGAATGTACATGTCTAATCCACAAGGACAATTAAACCCAGATTTAAAAATCCGACACATCAGTATGATTTCAATTGCAGGTGTCATAGGAGCTGGGCTGTTTATCGGAAGTGGGGCAGTAATTAACTCTTCTGGCCCAGGCGCTATTCTATCCTACGCATTTGCGGGGACAATTGTTGTCTTAGTCATGCGAATGCTCGGTGAGATGGCAGCTGCCCATCCAACAAGCGGGTCCTTTTCGACCTATGCAACCGAATCGATCGGGCCTTGGGCAGGCTTCACAATCGGATGGTTATATTGGTTTTTCTGGGTTGTCGTTATCGCGATAGAAGCAATTGCTGGCGCAGCAATTATGCAGTACTGGATTCCTGATTTCCCACTTTGGTTAATGGCATTGATTCTAACCGTTTTATTAACACTGACGAATCTTTTTTCAGTGAAGTCGTTCGGGGAATTTGAATATTGGTTTTCCCTCATAAAAGTGGTTAGCATCGGTTTGTTCCTCGTTCTTGGACTTTGTGTACTTTTCGGATGGTATCCGGGCGTAGAAGCTCCCGGAACGGTGAACCTTTTAGGGGCAGGCGGATTCATGCCGACCGGTTTTGGTTCTGTCTTGCTGGGAATTACAGTAGTCATCTTTTCCTTCATGGGAACTGAGATTGTCACGATCGCAGCCGGCGAATCAGATCATCCGGCAAAAGCAGTCCGGATTGCGACGAACAGCGTCATTTGGCGAATTCTAATCTTCTATATCGGGTCTATTGCACTTGTAGTCACTTTGTTGCCTTGGAATTCTGCTAATCTTCTTGTCAGTCCATTCGTTGCGGTTCTCGATTATGTCGGCATACCTGCCGCTGCTCAAATTATGAATTTTGTCGTCTTAACCGCAGTTCTCTCTTGCTTAAATTCGGCATTGTATGCAAACTCACGCATGTTGTTTGGAATGGCACAAAAAGGCGATGCGCCAAAAGCATTTTTAAAGTTAAGCAAAAAAGGTGTCCCTATACGAGCGATTCTATTCAGTACACTCTTTTCATATATCGCGGTCATCTTTAGTTATACCTCTCCTGACAAGATATTTTTGTTTCTCATCAATTCTTCAGGAGCTGTTGCACTGTTGGTATACCTTGTCATCGCATTTTCGCATCTGCAAATGCGTAGAAGACTTGAACGGGAAAACCCTGAAGCACTTCAAATTAGAATGTGGCTATTCCCTTATCTGACGTATGCAACCATTTTCGTCATTGCAGGAATCTATATTGCAATGCTCGTCATTGACTCATTAAGGGTT of the Sporosarcina sp. FSL K6-1508 genome contains:
- a CDS encoding glycerol-3-phosphate acyltransferase; this translates as MWLWIVGVLIFGYSIGCLHGSGVAQKISGINLKETGVKNAGASNATIVLGKKFGALVAAIDIGKGAVAVLFVQYFAENAELPGDIIALLLFLAGAAAVIGHNFPFYMNFNGGKGTATVIGVLLAIDWKIGLIGFLLFVIVALVTDFLVFGVLMLYATLIAMAVWADGYWPVVIAALLFFTAIWKHIENFQRMKERSEKRISAVFKKKK
- a CDS encoding aspartate aminotransferase family protein encodes the protein MTTSKETTKTLVEIDRENVWHHISAYNEKNPPMVVESGEGAWITDHNGNRYLDAMSGLWCVNVGYGREELAEAAYEQMKKLAYVPMTQSHKPAIELAEKLNAMLGDDYKIFYSNSGSDANEVAFKLARQYHQQNGEPSRYKFISRYRAYHGSSMGALAATGQALRKYKYEPLAPGFLHIAPPDNYRRPAGQSIEEYNIQRAQEFEEKIIWEQKETIAGIIMEPLITGGGILIPHPIYLEKVQEICTRHGVLLIIDEVICGFGRTGKAFGHQHFNVKPDIITMAKGLTSAYLPLSVTAIRKDIYEKFDTGEENSHFRHVNTFGGNPAACAVALKNLEIIERENLVERSAELGERLLKELASLKNHPFVGDIRGLGFLLGIELVEDKETKEPASNARVAKIIGECKANGLIIGRNGDTVAGFNNILALSPPLSCTDEDVDFIITIIKKVFKENE
- a CDS encoding CoA-acylating methylmalonate-semialdehyde dehydrogenase; this encodes MTITAVEKKTLTNFINGQWVKSTTDKYEEVPNPATGEILAEVPISTLEDLDKAVESAKKAFEKWKKVAVPQRSRILFKYQQLLIENWEALAKIITIENGKNYAEAYGEVQRGIECVEFAAGAPTLMMGHQLPDIATNIESGMYRYPIGVIGGITPFNFPMMVPCWMFPLAIASGNTFILKPSERTPLLANRLAELLHEAGLPDGVFNIVHGAHEIVNGILNHPDIPAVSFVGSQPVAEYVYKTGTSNGKRVQALAGAKNHTIVMPDADMDLTVTNIINAAFGSAGERCMACAVVVAVGDVADELVEKLVDEANKLTIGNGLEEGIFLGPVIRDSHKDKTLGYIESGIEEGAKLLRDGRGDKSTSEGGYFVGPTIFDNVTQEMKIWKEEIFAPVLSIVRVDTLEEAIDLANKSEFANGACLFTDSAKAIRQFREEIDAGMLGVNLGVPAPMAFFPFSGYKKSFYGDLHANGRDGIEFYTRKKMLTARH
- a CDS encoding PucR family transcriptional regulator, whose translation is MNDLRLTVRDVLSRDSFKYAKVIAGQEGLDRQVKWSHVLEVKEFEALINGGEMILTTGVGLQLDLPSQLKYVTSLIEKDVACLCIEVGPYFKKIPPEIIDLVNNHAFPFIIFEKTVKFVDITQDLHTFIINQHHQMLSQLDTLSRKFITHSLAPNGILKILQELNQFFLHNILLITDEAKPYYYPSEIKVLETSIRSHLESSPLTNNGQKILTLNDRDFALMPVSGLGQILGHLFLEVTEPPSDEFPFLILDRAALAIAQILLRNRTIEERKQNNEDEFVRSLLNGKDFEEEDLHTYLPSTSRTMNFRIFIIQLNIEETNHGEGDWEEIKLQRSMMIRALFKRNSFFPAVSSYKNEIVIIASFIAADHLLSETVRFSQIIETIGKMKDNTLIDGTRCTVGVSTVYKEVTDVKKGYEEANKVLQMQESGICETYFYENLGIYRLLLLVENNDYLKTYILDYLSAIFDYDQEMDSNLFETLCMYLECGGSKKETADRLFIVRQTLYHRLEKLESLLGKNFMEPSKRLALESAIMASRLLKDK
- a CDS encoding amino acid permease; amino-acid sequence: MSNPQGQLNPDLKIRHISMISIAGVIGAGLFIGSGAVINSSGPGAILSYAFAGTIVVLVMRMLGEMAAAHPTSGSFSTYATESIGPWAGFTIGWLYWFFWVVVIAIEAIAGAAIMQYWIPDFPLWLMALILTVLLTLTNLFSVKSFGEFEYWFSLIKVVSIGLFLVLGLCVLFGWYPGVEAPGTVNLLGAGGFMPTGFGSVLLGITVVIFSFMGTEIVTIAAGESDHPAKAVRIATNSVIWRILIFYIGSIALVVTLLPWNSANLLVSPFVAVLDYVGIPAAAQIMNFVVLTAVLSCLNSALYANSRMLFGMAQKGDAPKAFLKLSKKGVPIRAILFSTLFSYIAVIFSYTSPDKIFLFLINSSGAVALLVYLVIAFSHLQMRRRLERENPEALQIRMWLFPYLTYATIFVIAGIYIAMLVIDSLRVQAVLTLLIAGVTVACYFIFARKKDGLGELKKGIIQASSRTIR